The following proteins are co-located in the Pelecanus crispus isolate bPelCri1 chromosome 5, bPelCri1.pri, whole genome shotgun sequence genome:
- the HOOK1 gene encoding protein Hook homolog 1, translated as MEAKPADLLLCDSLILWLQTFHTAAPCRDVQDLTNGVAMAQVLHQIDVAWFDASWLNRIKDDVGDNWRIKSSNLKKILQGIMDYYHEFLGQQIPEELIPDLNQISENSDPTELGRLLQLILGCAVNCERKQEHIQNIMTLEESVQHVVMTAIQELMSKEITGPSTSDASSEMEQQLKKALEDLQEALAEKEELAQRCQELDLQVAALQDEKNSLMSENEIMNDRLEQLDDSLDDPNTVVAKKYFHAQLQLEQLQEENFRLEAAKDDYRVHCEDLEKQLIELQHRNNELTSLAEESRALKDENDILRTTADKASKLESTVEVYRKKLQDLNDFRRQVKSLQETNMMYMHNTVSLEDELKKANAARAQLESYKRQVQELHNKLSEESKRADKLAFEMKRLEEKHEALIKEKERLIVQCDALKETNEELRYSQMQQDHLSQTGALRVKSHENLAAEILPVEYREMFIRLQHENKMLLLQQEGSENERITELQEQLEQKHRTVNELETEKRLNEERIGELQQQIEDLQKTLQEQGSKTEGSSNLKQKLAAHMEKLNEVHDELQKKEADLAELQPDVSQNPQKIGELEAALRKKDEDMKAMEERYKMYLEKARNVIKTLDPKLNPASAEIMLLRKQITERDKKIEALEAEYKLAKLRDYEEKLIVTAWYNKSLTLQKLGMEARLVGSSGACRDGPGRSFLAQQRHVTNTRRNLTVKVPGATSD; from the exons ATGGAGGCGAAGCCGGCGGACCTCCTGCTCTGTGACAGCCTCATCCTCTGG TTGCAGACATTCCATACTGCTGCACCTTGCAGAGATGTTCAGGACTTGACTAATGGGGTTGCCATGGCGCAGGTACTTCACCAAAT agatgttGCTTGGTTTGATGCATCTTGGCTAAATCGTATTAAAGATGATGTTGGTGACAACTGGAGAATAAAG TCCAGTAATCTGAAGAAGATACTGCAAGGAATTATGGACTACTATCATGAG ttcttgggTCAGCAGATTCCAGAAGAGCTTATTCCAGACTTAAACCAGATATCTGAGAATTCGGATCCCACTGAACTGGGCAGGCTTCTGCAGCTTATTTTAGGTTGTGCAGTCAACTGTGAAAGGAAACAAG AACACATACAGAATATCATGACCCTTGAAGAGTCTGTTCAACATGTTGTCATGACTGCCATTCAAGAG CTCATGAGCAAGGAGATAACAGGTCCTTCCACAAGTGATGCATCAAGTGAAATGGAACAACAG cttaaaaaagcTTTGGAGGATCTACAGGAAGCActagcagaaaaagaagagttgGCGCAAAGGTGTCAAGAGCTAGATTTACAG GTGGCTGCCCTCCAGGATGAAAAAAACAGCTTGATGTCAGAAAATGAGATTATGAATGACAGGCTAGAGCAATTAGATGACTCTCTTGATGATCCAAATACTGTGGttgcaaaaaagtattttcatgcACAGTTGCAGCTGGAACAACTGCAAGAAGAAAACTTCAG GCTTGAAGCTGCAAAAGATGATTATCGTGTCCATTGTGAAGACCTAGAAAAACAATTGATTGAACTGCAACACAGAAACAACGAACTAACCTCTTTGGCAGAAGAATCTAGAGCATTGAAAGATGAAAATGATATTCTTAG GACTACTGCAGACAAGGCAAGTAAGCTGGAATCAACTGTTGAAGTGTATCGTAAAAAGCTACAGGATCTGAATGACTTCCGCAGACAAGTCAAATCTCTGCAGGAAACCAACATGATGTATATGCACAATACAGTCAGTCTGGAGGATGAACTGAAGAAAGCCAATGCAGCACGTGCCCAACTAGAATCCTACAAAAGACAG GTCCAGGAGCTTCATAACAAACTGTCTGAAGAATCAAAAAGAGCTGATAAGCTAGCATTTGAAATGAAGCGacttgaagaaaaacatgaagctttaatcaaagaaaaagag AGACTTATAGTACAGTGTGATGCATTAAAAGAGACAAATGAAGAGCTCCGGTATTCACAGATGCAGCAGGATCACCTGAGTCAAACAG GTGCATTGCGTGTTAAAAGCCATGAGAATCTTGCTGCTGAAATTCTGCCAGTGGAATATAG GGAAATGTTTATTCGGCTGCAGCATGAAAATAAGATGCTTCTATTACAACAAGAAGGATCAGAAAATGAACGTATTACAGAGCTCCAGGAACAGCTGGAGCAAAAGCATCGGACAGTGAATGAACTAGAAACTGAGAAAAG GCTAAATGAAGAGCGTATTGGGGAGTTACAGCAGCAGATTGAAGATCTGCAAAAGACTTTACAAGAGCAGGGATCCAAGACTGAAGGA TCTAGCAACCTGAAGCAGAAATTGGCAGCACATAT GGAAAAGTTGAATGAAGTTCATGATGAGTTACAGAAGAAAGAGGCTGATCTTGCAGAACTCCAGCCTGATGTTAGTCAGAACC CCCAGAAGATTGGAGAGCTGGAAGCAGCTTTGCGAAAAAAAGATGAGGATATGAAAGCAATGGAAGAAAGATATAAAATGTACCttgagaaagcaagaaat GTGATAAAAACCTTAGACCCCAAGCTAAATCCAGCATCAGCAGAAATTATGTTGCTCAGAAAACAGATAacagagagagacaaaaaaattgaAGCACTAGAG GCTGAATACAAACTTGCTAAGTTACGTGATTACGAGGAAAAGCTAATTGTGACTGCATGGTATAACAAG AGTCTAACTCTTCAGAAGCTAGGTATGGAAGCAAGACTGGTTGGCAGTAGTGGTGCCTGCAGAGACGGGCCTGGACGCTCATTCCTAGCTCAACAACGCCACGTCACCAATACCAGAAGGAATCTCACTGTTAAAGTACCAGGTGCAACATCTGATTAA